Proteins found in one Triticum urartu cultivar G1812 chromosome 4, Tu2.1, whole genome shotgun sequence genomic segment:
- the LOC125550382 gene encoding uncharacterized protein LOC125550382: protein MGLSISVFRSHTASLDADETAPPQPWVLVPSVPALVIASGFMRLGTYRVPVDHPFVSAVDSSGLLLCSSNYIADNPRQYFLWDAAGHTSSELPQPDPLKVGHPSGIGLLRKGTAVLVADLQRTVDGPVLCYWEAGSDRWLLKRPSGCSPNFEISHGVLSHRGRLFWFNLAKGISHCDPFLDTPVLCFIALPLDCEECNDGGLDELARRRCIKLSLGQICLIDIQQLWDTPALVMWSMNLADEGSQSDWVRTYRVPLCDVWSGWEPPMLSLVHPYNPNILYLSNGLKVTAVDMLTRRVIEVQDLSTGSSSMIHAWILTPELQKHIKGSGKKSVRIVLGGMPMLSRPVKTQNTPHELSLDSCPLNLDILLEIVKRCSLTSVVKFALSCKLIRRNISSRNFLGQLGRGRRFTSSIYLGHFENYCSRLITRPHFIPSPLPNAGVLPRMVHSSLMEERSIGSLIDLTVAGIHAGVLVLSDNVDPEVCLWCPLKRYLGFAPQTNLARNCGCILSTGTNGGMELMLVKARPRLGVIRTKIFTPVKQDFAVVSRHGRPPLSGVWGPVVHRQIIGDRSRNVKPFAFPVVVDAAAHWLCRSSGKYRVLKMPINDTSMPSYIPLPTTCCSTVDYHKDTLLLVSASADGHVGGSDQGGLLGLLSLDAKGITVWSSKYPTGWTQHGTICRDRIIQCLDLPYNIQFSLEWCSAESGVLAMTAHGKGHTAERVIFNLNTLEGGHNSRPEGAIRGLKLRAMCPYEADWVGVLSSLKML, encoded by the exons AGTTCCCGTAGATCATCCGTTCGTGTCTGCTGTGGATTCCTCCGGATTGCTGCTGTGTTCCTCCAACTACATCGCGGACAACCCCAGGCAGTATTTCCTCTGGGATGCGGCGGGGCACACATCGTCAGAACTGCCTCAGCCTGATCCCCTCAAGGTTGGCCACCCCAGTGGAATTGGTCTGCTACGCAAAGGCACTGCTGTGCTCGTGGCTGACCTCCAGAGAACAGTGGATGGGCCTGTACTGTGCTACTGGGAGGCTGGGAGTGATAGATGGCTGCTCAAGAGACCCTCAGGGTGTTCTCCTAACTTCGAAATTTCTCATGGAGTTCTTTCCCACAGAGGAAGGCTTTTCTGGTTCAACCTTGCAAAAGGTATATCCCATTGTGACCCGTTTCTTGATACCCCTGTGCTGTGCTTCATAGCTCTTCCGTTGGATTGCGAAGAGTGCAATGATGGTGGGTTAGATGAACTGGCAAGGCGACGCTGCATCAAGTTGAGTTTAGGACAGATATGCCTCATTGACATTCAACAGTTATGGGATACTCCTGCTCTTGTCATGTGGTCGATGAACCTTGCTGATGAGGGAAGTCAATCAGACTGGGTCCGCACCTATCGTGTTCCTCTGTGTGATGTATGGAGTGGTTGGGAACCTCCGATGCTCAGCCTTGTCCACCCGTATAATCCGAATATCCTCTATCTTTCCAACGGTCTCAAAGTAACTGCAGTGGACATGCTTACAAGGCGCGTGATTGAAGTGCAAGACTTGTCGACGGGCTCCTCTTCGATGATACACGCTTGGATTTTGACTCCAGAGCTGCAGAAGCACATAAAAG GCTCAGGAAAGAAGAGTGTGCGTATCGTCCTTGGTGGAATGCCAATGCTGTCCCGACCAGTGAAGACCCAGAACACTCCTCATGAGTTGTCACTGGATTCCTGCCCTTTGAATCTTGATATCCTTCTCGAGATTGTAAAGCGATGCAGCCTCACCTCGGTTGTCAAATTTGCTCTTTCCTGTAAGCTCATCCGCAGGAACATATCAAGCCGTAATTTTCTTGGGCAGCTGGGCCGAGGCCGGAGGTTCACTTCATCAATTTACCTTGGTCATTTTGAGAATTACTGCAGCCGGCTGATTACTAGACCACATTTTATCCCGTCACCACTGCCCAATGCTGGGGTGCTGCCTAGAATGGTACATTCATCTCTTATGGAGGAAAGGTCCATCGGTAGCCTTATAGATCTGACGGTGGCTGGAATTCATGCTGGAGTCCTGGTTCTGTCAGATAATGTTGATCCAGAGGTCTGTCTATGGTGTCCACTGAAGCGGTATTTAGGTTTTGCACCTCAAACTAATTTAGCCCGCAACTGTGGTTGTATCCTGTCAACCGGAACTAATGGAGGCATGGAATTGATGCTGGTGAAAGCCCGCCCACGGCTTGGGGTCATAAGGACAAAGATATTCACTCCCGTGAAACAAGATTTTGCTGTTGTGAGCCGCCACGGCCGGCCTCCGCTGTCTGGGGTGTGGGGTCCTGTGGTTCACAGGCAAATCATCGGGGATcgctccaggaatgtcaagcccTTTGCATTTCCGGTGGTTGTTGATGCAGCTGCTCACTGGCTGTGCAGGTCTTCTGGAAAGTATCGTGTACTGAAGATGCCAATCAATGACACTAGCATGCCATCATATATCCCACTGCCTACCACATGCTGCTCGACAGTTGATTACCACAAGGACACACTACTACTTGTGTCAGCTTCAGCAGATGGGCATGTTGGTGGGAGCGACCAGGGAGGGCTGCTCGGGCTACTGTCACTCGATGCCAAGGGGATCACGGTCTGGAGTTCCAAATATCCCACAGGCTGGACACAACATGGCACCATCTGCAGAGATAGGATCATCCAGTGTCTTGATCTTCCATACAATATCCAGTTTTCTCTTGAATGGTGCTCGGCTGAGAGTGGGGTCTTGGCAATGACTGCACATGGCAAAGGGCACACCGCTGAACGTGTAATCTTCAATTTAAACACATTGGAGGGGGGCCACAATTCTAGGCCCGAGGGTGCTATAAGAGGTCTCAAGTTACGGGCAATGTGCCCGTATGAGGCTGACTGGGTGGGTGTTCTCTCAAGTTTGAAGATGTTGTGA